The region ACAGGCACCAAAGATGCAGTGTCCACTGGGCTCACTGGGGCAGTGAACATGGCCAAGGGCACCGTCCAAACTGGCATGGACACCACCAAGACTGTCCTGATAGGCTCCAAAGATGCAATGTCCGCTGGCCTCACTGGAGCAATGGGCGTGGCCAAGGGGGCCGTCCAGACGGGCATGGACACCACCAAGACCGTCCTGACAGGCACCAAAGATGCAGTGTCCACTGGGCTCACTGGGGCAGTGAACATGGCCAAGGGCACCGTCCAGACGGGTGTGGACACCACCAAGACTGTCCTCACAGGCACCAAAGATGCAATGTCCGCTGGCCTCACTGGCGCAATGGGCGTGGCCAAAGGAACCGTCCAGATGGGCGTGGACACCACCAAGACCGTCCTGACAGGCACCAAAGATGCAGTGTCCACTGGGCTCACTGGGGCAGTGAACATGGCCAAGGGCACCGTCCAAACTGGCATGGACACCACCAAGACCGTCCTGACAGGCACCAAAGATGCAATGTCCGCTGGCCTCACTGGCGCAATGGGCATGGCCAAAGGAACCGTCCAGACCGGCGTCGACACCACCAAGACTGTCCTGACAGGCACCAAAGATGCAATGTCCGCTGGCCTCACTGGAGCAATGGGCATGGCCAAGGGGGCCGTCCAGACGGGCATGGACACCACCAAGACTGTCCTCACAGGCACCAAAGATGCAGTGTCCAGTGGGCTCACTGGGGCAGTGAACATGGCCAAGGGCACCGTCCAAACTGGCATGGACACCACCAAGACCGTCCTCACAGGCACCAAAGATGCAGTGTCCGCTGGCCTCACTGGAGCAATGGGCGTGGCCAAGGGGGCCGTCCAGACTGGCGTGGACACCACCAAGACCGTCCTGACAGGCACCAAAGATGCAGTGTCCGCTGGCCTCACTGGAGCAATGGGCGTGGCCAAGGGGGCCGTCCAGACTGGCGTGGACACCACCAAGACCGTCCTGACAGGCACCAAAGATGCAATGTCCACTGGGCTCACTGGTGCAATGGGCGTGGCCAAAGGAACCGTCCAGACTGGCGTGGACACCACCAAGACCGTCCTGACAGGCACCAAAGATGCAGTGTCCAGTGGGCTCACTGGGGCAGTGAACATGGCCAAGGGCACCGTCCAAACTGGCATGGACACCACCAAGACCGTCCTCACAGGCACCAAAGATGCAGTGTCCGCTGGCCTCACTGGAGCAATGGGCGTGGCCAAGGGAACCGTCCAGACTGGCGTGGACACCACCAAGACCGTCCTGACAGGCACCAAAGATGCAGTGTCCAGTGGGCTCACTGGCGCAATGGGCGTGGCCAAGGGCACCGTCCAAACTGGCATGGACACCACCAAGACCGTCCTGACAGGCACCAAAGATGCAATGTCCACTGGGCTCACTGGGGCAATGGGCGTGGCCAAAGGAACCGTCCAGATGGGCGTGGACAACACCAAGACCGTCCTGACAGGCACCAAAGATGCAGTGTCCACTGGGCTCACTGGAGCAATGGGTGTGGCCAAGGGAGCCGTCCAGACGGGCGTGGACACCACCAAGACTGTCCTCACAGGCACCAAAGATGCAGTGTCCAGTGGGCTCACTGGGGCAGTGAACATGGCCAAGGGCACCGTCCAAACTGGCATGGACACCACCAAGACCGTCCTCACAGGCACCAAAGATGCAATGTCCGCTGGCCTCACTGGAGCAATGGGCGTGGCCAAGGGGGCCGTCCAGACTGGCGTGGACACCACCAAGACTGTCCTCACAGGCACCAAATATGCAGTGTCCACTGGGCTCACTGGGGCAGTGAACATGGCCAAGGGCACCGTCCAAACCGGCATGGACACCACCAAGACCGTCCTGACAGGCACCAAGGATGCAGTGTCCGCTGGCCTCACTGGAGCAATGGGCGTGGCCAAGGGGGCCGTCCAGACTGGCGTGGACACCACCAAGACCGTCCTGACAGGCACCAAAGATGCAGTGTCCACTGGCCTCACTGGGGCAGTGAATGTGGCTACAGGGGCTTTGCAAACTGGGCTGAATACAACCACAAATGTTTCAGCTGGCACAAGGAACACCATCTCCAGTGGCATGGCTGGTGCCGTGAACGTGGCCAATGCTGCTGCCCAGTGGGGTCTGGACACCTCGAAGGCTGTCCTCACCGGCACCAAAGACGCCGTGTCCACTGGGCTCACCAGGGTAGGGAACGTGGCCCGAGGAGGTGTGCAGACTGGTCTCGGAACCATCCAGAACTGGTTACCTGTTTCCCAGGATGCTGCCTCTGGTGGACTCGCCACTTCCGGAGCCCCAGATGAAGGAGAACAAACCATCCTGAACCCTCATGAGGCTCACTCCTGTGGGGTCTCCAGGCCCCCGGACACTCTGTGTGCACGCCTGGACCTTGCTGGGAAAGCCACCACTAATACCAAGGGCCTCGTGTCAGCTGAGGTGACTTTCACCCCAGAGGCCGCCCTGGGCAAGAAGGATGATGTAGGGCCTGGGGCCACCACTTGCAGCCAGGAAGGAGCCCGGGGCTTTGCAACACTCCGGCACACACTGGAGGAGCTGGGGGAGATCTTCCAGCCCATGAGCGCCGAGGAGCAAGGTGAGAACAAGACAGGCTGGTCCCAGCTCCCAGGGGCCCGGTCGTCTGTACAACGCATGCCCCTGACGCCCGAGGGGCCTCTCGGGTTGAGCGACCCTGTCTTCCCTTTCAGCTCAGCTGGCTGCCTCCCAGCCCCGGCTGAGGGAGGCCATGGCCGACCAAAGCAGCTACTTCGTGCGTCTGGGCGACTTGGACCCCAGCTTCCGCCAGCGGGCTTTCGAGCACGCCTTGAGCCACCTGCAGCAAGGCCAGTTCCAGGCCCTGGACGTGCTGGCCCAGCTCGAGGACGCCTTCTGGCTGGTAAGAGCCCTCCCTTCCACCAGTGCCTTCCTCAGCCACACGTGGGGGACTCGACAGACACACACTGAGCACCTAGTAGACAATGGCCGTCGGCCACTCAGTCACGggtctgctctcaaggagcttgtATTCCAGGGAGGAAGATGGACACAAGACCCAATACTTGCCACCAACGGGGTTGCAGAGAGGGAAACAAGACAGTCGTGcagagaggggcagggcaggagcgtGTCTGTTTGAGCCAAGTCGTGTGGAAAGTGGGGACCGCAAGGACAGACAGTGGCCTGAGAACAAGCTAGGTGTGTTCCAAGGAGCAGAAGGGCGGCCGGCGGCAGGGGAGGGTAAAGTGAAGGCGCTGACAGGGTAGGGGGAACCGATGCGATCTGGGTGGGGTTCAGTGATGCAAGGAAGGGCCCAGCGGAAGGTGACTTGAACACCACCGTGGGGACAGGCACGGAGCCAGCGGGGTCATGCCCTCTCGCCAGCCCCACTCACCCCTCCGCCCCAGGCTTTCTCCCCCTGCAGCACCACTGACACCCACGCTGGCTCCTTGCGGGTGCTGGGGCTGACCTGCCTGCGGTAGGAAGTTTAGTGGCCTCCCATCTGTGGCTGATGCAGACGGTGATGGACCCCCAGGTCTGAGCACCTCTAGGTTCTCAAGGTCACGGGTCGTCAGTGTCGAACAGCCCCATCTACACAGGTGGCGAGGAACCCAGACATGCTGCCTGAGTGGGGATCCCTGGGATGCGCGCAGGCATCTGTTTTCCGTCAGTGCCCCAGGGGTCTGTGGTGAGCCGCGATTTGAGGACCACTGCTCCAACCCAGAGGGTCTCAACGGAGCAGTCgtgcccccaggggacactgggcCATGCCTGGGGATGTCTGTGGTGGTCCCCCAGCGGGGGGGGGGGCCTCCTGGCATTGagtgggtgggagcagggaggctGCTCCACACCCCGCAGCGCCCAGGACTGGGGGCTGAGGGTTGGCCTGATGCAACAGAGGTTTTATTTAAGGGGATTCCTCTGGCTACTGTGGGGAGGACAGGCCACCAGGGTCAAGGGCCAGAGCCACGAAATGAGTGAGGTTTCTGCAAAAATCCTGGCAAATGCTGAGGGGGGCCTTGGGAGTAGCATCGGCGGTGGCAAGAGGCAGTTGGGTTCTGGATGTGTTTCCAAAGCAGACCTACCAGCTTAGGTGTGAGacgtgagagagagaaaagaccctaTGAGGCCTCGGGGACTTTTAGCAGGGGACACCTAGAAACgccctgggtgggtgggtggtgaaCATTAAGGCTTGGTCTTGGACAGGGTAACCTGGAGATGACTAGTAGGCCCCCCGATGGAGTCGCCGGGGTTAAGAGCTGGGAGGGTGATGGAAAGTTGGAGTCAACATTTGGTCCACTTGCTGAGCTCTCAGGAGGATAAAGGAAGATTAGTCAATGTGGGTGGGGGGCTCCTATGTGCTAGGGACCCaaaaagcaaggagaaaaaggTCCTGACAGAGCTCCCACCCAAGGCTGggagataaacaacaaagaaactCACGGTAACTCGACAGTGATAGGCCTCTGAGGAGAGACGGAGATCTGGCAGGGAGGGCCTGGGGGGGCCACCGTACTGGGCCAGAGGAAGCATGTTTCAGGCTGAGTGggcagcacgtgcaaaggccctgaggcaacaACATGCTTGACGTGCTCGAGGGACAAAAGGAAGCCAGCGTGGCCTGAGCAGGGAGCACAGCGGGATGTCAGCAGGAGGTGAGGTTGCAGGTGTCCTGAGCAGGCCACACAGGCCATGGTGAGGAACTGGATTCGGTCCAAAGGCCACTCACTGGGAGATGTGGGAGGATTTTGAGCTGGGGTGCGACATGGTGCCCCTGCTGTTCTGCTGAGCTCCCTGACAACCTGATGAGGAATTTGGATTATTGCCTCTTTACGTGAACCATTCTGGTGCAGCTGGCCCTAAACCTTTCCACCACGCCACAGGAAAGGTAGACACGAAGCTCCAGGCCAGGCCTGGGAATGCCGACCCCGGGGGAGTATTGGGGAGGTCCCTGCCAAGAAGGCCTCATGTCTCTGCTGGGCTCTTTCCAGATTGAGAAGGCCCAGCAGGCTCCAGACCGGCAGCCGTGGCCGGACCAGGACCTGAGTAGCCAAGCCGGCGCCCAAGAGGTGCGTACCAGGGGGCCGGcgctcctgcccctcccctccagccccgctCACCTCCCTCCTTCCGCCCACAGGTGCCAGCCGCCGGGGCTCTGTCCAGGGTCTGCAGCCTTGTCCAGCAGCTCCATGTGGCCTACAGCAGCCTGGCCTCCGGCCTCCAGGGCCTCCCCGCCGAGCTCCGGTGGCAGCTCAGGCAGGCGCGGCACAGCCTCTGCGAGCTCCACAGCGTTGTCTCCTCTGCCGCCTCCGTGGCGGAGCTGCCAGCCGAGCGCCTGGCCCAGAGCCGCCAGGGCGTACGCCAGGCGTGGCAGGGGCTGGAGCAGCTGCTGGAGACCGTGCAGCACAGCCCTCCACTCAGCTGGCTGGTGGGGCCCTTCACCCTGCACCCCAATGGGCAGCAGCTGTaggcgcccctcccccacccgaaACCAGCCCCAACCCCCGGAAGCTCCGGGCTCTGCCGGCTGGCACCCCACCTTTCTCCCTGAGCACGGCTGGCCCTTCTCCTGGCCGAGGAGCCCAGGGCGGCTAAGACCCTCGATGCCGGCGGGGGGGCCCAGGCTTCACCTGAAGATCTCAAGCAAGCGCTTCATTTAGGAACAAGAAGGGGAGTTGTGCCTGTCATGAAGGTTCTCCACTCAGCACCCCCAGTAGGGCCCTTTCATCTTTTATCTCTGGGGGGGGGGTCTTCAACCCCAGCCTGGGCCCTCTAGCTATACCAGCTTGGCAGGCGGCCCTGCTCCTCCATCCTGGGCTCCAGGCAGCTCCGTCCTCGCTCTGAAAGCCCACGCCCCTCAGCAAACAGCGCATGCCCGAAGGTACCAGAACGCCACCATCATCCTGAGGCAGGTAGGCCCCCACCGCCTCTGCCGACCCCCGGCCTGGCCCAGGGGCTTCATGAAGGCAAAGCTGCAGCAGCCACTGACAGCTGAGGACCGGACTGTCCGGGCGGGGTGGGGTGAGTACACGTCCCTTCCTGCTGCAGCCCACTCACCCGGCAGCGCCCCCTGGTCCTGGGTGATCACAAGGACCCCACAGATGATGTTCTCAGGTCCCTGGGCCCAGAGGCTGCCGATGAAGGAATAAAGGGGCTCCCTCACACGGGATGGGGCCCTAGGGAGCACGTGACAAAATGTGCTCGAGGGActccaggtggtccagtggtaaggaccctgtgctttcactgccgagggtgcgggttggatccctggttggagaactaagatctcacaaaccacaaggcgcagccaaaaaaaccaaacagaaaaacgTGCTCGACACACGTTCAGGTCTCAGTCACGTGCTCCAGGCCAGAGACCAGCAGCCCCTGGACAAGGGCCCCTTCCTTCCCGCCGTACTCTCCCTGGATCCTTGGGGCGCCCTGCGAGGTGGGCTGCACATGGGAAGGTGGGACAACAGAGGGCCAGTTCCCCTGCTCCCCGGGGCCCCGGGAGATGCTGAGGGAGCTGCTGCATCAGAAGTCCAGCGGCCCGAGGCTTGTCAAGCGCCCCCTTTCCACGCCTGCAGCCCCCCTATCTGGCCGCCTCCTTGACGGAGGAAGCGAAGCGGCCCTGCTTCTCAGAAATCACCAGGTGCTCCAAGCCCCGGGACGGATGGGCCAGCTCTCCCCAGAGGGTCACCACGGCTGCCAGGGGCCACAAGGGGCCCTGCGCCACAGGAGCTGGCCGAGGCAAGACACGGGGACCAGTCCGGGAACTTCCCCGAGcctttccttcctcactccccatCACGGACAGCCATCGGAGGGGGTGACACTGGAAACAGTCGTTCATGGAAACCGAGCTCAGCGACAACCTCAAATCCAACCAAACCAGACCAAACCAaacggggcagggggcgggggcagtACGCCAGGCCCAGGGAGCAAAACCACACCACGCCTCTCTCTCAGCCGGGACAGAGGGGCTCAGCCACCGGCAGGACAGGGGATATACGGTCGAGGCCACCGTTTAACCCGCAACCGCCACGTGCAGGTGCCTGGCTGGGCGCCGCACACACATCCCCCATCTGAATCCAAGCGACAGGTGAGCACAGAGAAGCCCAGAGTGTGGGGCGTCACTCGGCCCACGTCACACAGCGAGGCCTGCCCCCAACACCCACGCCCTGTGCACATCGACGACAACAGACAGCCCTCAGCATCCCTCCTGGTACTTTTGGAAAGGCCTTGCTCACTGCCCCCGTCAGCCCTGCAGGGCCTGGAGCACCGTCAGAACCAAATTCATATTCGCTGCTCACGGTGACCCTATGGCTTAAAACCCTCTGTCCCTGGATGGCCCCTTGACAACTGCAAACCAGTCATGCTAGAAAACCAAGCCAAtaaaagcaacttttttttttcattaaaaaaaccctTTATAGTCATTTCATGTCCGTTGGAAATCACAGAAATTAGGCAGAAAAAAAACCCAGGGGGACAAATACGAACAACACAGCGTCTCCCCAACAGTTCTCTGTTCCCTGGGTGCCGGGAAGGAGCCAGGCAGGCCTC is a window of Globicephala melas chromosome 3, mGloMel1.2, whole genome shotgun sequence DNA encoding:
- the PLIN4 gene encoding perilipin-4, whose translation is MSAQDEGGRDPPKPKGKTLGSFFGSLPGFSSAQNPVAHAHSSAREARPVAHPTGAPAAETAQPQAEVATDPEQTTRDVEKTLPLSDRVISRTNDLVWSKMTRTKDAFSCGMANIVDTAKGVVQGGLGMTQSTLTGTKDAVSTGLTGAVNMAKGTVQMGMDTTKTVLTSTKDAVSSGLTGAMGVAKGTVQMGVDSTRTVLTGTKDAVSSGLTGSVNMAKGTVQTGMDTTKTVLTGTKDAVSTGLTGAMGVAKGTVQMGVDTTKTVLTGTKDAVSTGLTGAVNMAKGTVQTGMDTTKTVLTGTKDAMSTGLTGAMGVAKGTVQMGVDTTKTVLTGTKDAVSTGLTGAVNMAKGTVQTGMDTTKTVLTGTKDAVSTGLTGAMGVAKGAVQTGMDTTKTVLTGTKDAMSAGLTGAVNMAKGTVQTGMDTTKTVLTGTKDAVSTGLTGAVNMAKGTVQTGMDTTKTVLIGSKDAMSAGLTGAMGVAKGAVQTGMDTTKTVLTGTKDAVSTGLTGAVNMAKGTVQTGVDTTKTVLTGTKDAMSAGLTGAMGVAKGTVQMGVDTTKTVLTGTKDAVSTGLTGAVNMAKGTVQTGMDTTKTVLTGTKDAMSAGLTGAMGMAKGTVQTGVDTTKTVLTGTKDAMSTGLTGAMGVAKGTVQTGVDTTKTVLTGTKDAVSSGLTGAVNMAKGTVQTGMDTTKTVLTGTKDAVSAGLTGAMGVAKGTVQTGVDTTKTVLTGTKDAVSSGLTGAMGVAKGTVQTGMDTTKTVLTGTKDAMSTGLTGAMGVAKGTVQMGVDNTKTVLTGTKDAVSTGLTGAMGVAKGAVQTGVDTTKTVLTGTKDAVSSGLTGAVNMAKGTVQTGMDTTKTVLTGTKDAVSAGLTGAMGVAKGAVQTGVDTTKTVLTGTKDAVSTGLTGAVNVATGALQTGLNTTTNVSAGTRNTISSGMAGAVNVANAAAQWGLDTSKAVLTGTKDAVSTGLTRVGNVARGGVQTGLGTIQNWLPVSQDAASGGLATSGAPDEGEQTILNPHEAHSCGVSRPPDTLCARLDLAGKATTNTKGLVSAEVTFTPEAALGKKDDVGPGATTCSQEGARGFATLRHTLEELGEIFQPMSAEEQAQLAASQPRLREAMADQSSYFVRLGDLDPSFRQRAFEHALSHLQQGQFQALDVLAQLEDAFWLIEKAQQAPDRQPWPDQDLSSQAGAQEVPAAGALSRVCSLVQQLHVAYSSLASGLQGLPAELRWQLRQARHSLCELHSVVSSAASVAELPAERLAQSRQGVRQAWQGLEQLLETVQHSPPLSWLVGPFTLHPNGQQL